Genomic DNA from Paenibacillus sp. KS-LC4:
TTCTGAATTGGAATTACGTTATCAAGCGGTTCGAGCTCCAAATAGCCTTTCCGATGCAAGGCTGCATAGAAGTTACGATGATCCTTTGGCTGAATGATTCCTAGATTAGCTGCTCTATACCCGAGTACCTGAAGCGAAGTTTTCCATTTCTTTTTTAAATCTAAATAATCATCTGGATTAGTAGGATGGGACACGTCCTGCATATCGGTGGTGAATTCGTCTTCAGGTAATAATAAGGCTCCAGCAAACATATTGGCTTCATTCTCAATAAGCTTGTGTTCTTTCCGGTCTAAATTCGTAAACTCCATACGATAATGCAGTAATAAATGACCTAATTCATGAGCGATATCAAAGTTCCTGCGAACGGCTGAACGCTTCATATTGCCTAAAATAATATACGGCCGATCATCCAGCGTCCAAAGGCTATAGGCATCAATTTCCTCACCAATAGCCTTTTCAAACACGAAAACACCGCTTTTCTCAATTAAAAACATAAGATCATCATTATTCGTTTTGGATAGCTCAAGCCTTTGTCGCGCCAAAAGAGCAACATGATTGATTTGAGCAGCTCTATCATCCTCGGTATGATTTAAATACGCTATAACCTCATTACGTAATTTAATCATTTTAAGGGTAGGATAACTAAGCTTGGTGGTGAGATAATTTACAAATACATCCAAAAATTCAACATGCTTAGCCTCTGCTTGCGTTTTTGAGATGACATTCAGCACTTTAGAGCGATAAGCAATATTCGATAAGTCGATATTGGCGGAAGTCATATTGTTTTCAAGCATGTCCTCTGTATAAAAATATTTACTCTTCACTTGAAAAATCCGTTTTAATTCATTTACGATTTGCATTTTAGGAGATGTATAAGCATTCTCATATTGCCAGACTGCTTGTTCGGTTACGCCTAACTTTTCGGAGAGCTCTTTACGCGA
This window encodes:
- a CDS encoding XRE family transcriptional regulator, which translates into the protein MFIGKNLTNLRIMHGYSRKELSEKLGVTEQAVWQYENAYTSPKMQIVNELKRIFQVKSKYFYTEDMLENNMTSANIDLSNIAYRSKVLNVISKTQAEAKHVEFLDVFVNYLTTKLSYPTLKMIKLRNEVIAYLNHTEDDRAAQINHVALLARQRLELSKTNNDDLMFLIEKSGVFVFEKAIGEEIDAYSLWTLDDRPYIILGNMKRSAVRRNFDIAHELGHLLLHYRMEFTNLDRKEHKLIENEANMFAGALLLPEDEFTTDMQDVSHPTNPDDYLDLKKKWKTSLQVLGYRAANLGIIQPKDHRNFYAALHRKGYLELEPLDNVIPIQKPMKMKTIIDFVSKKGVIDIGRMLENDWKAEIPFFHQLTGIDASFFNQYLTRSQDFELRDISELSMHK